One region of Azoarcus sp. CIB genomic DNA includes:
- the queA gene encoding tRNA preQ1(34) S-adenosylmethionine ribosyltransferase-isomerase QueA, whose protein sequence is MSLTLDDFDYLLPPEQIAQAPLAERCASRLLVLSGGELADRGFCDLPSLVEPGDLLVFNDTRVIHARIYGTKETGGQVEVLIERAIGPHEALAQVRASKSPRAGARLRLADAFDVTVLGRAGEFFHLRFPEDEDLHTLLERHGKLPLPPYIYRPADDHDESRYQTVYAREPGSVAAPTAGLHFDQTMLADLARKGVNGAWVTLHVGAGTFQPVRVNDLGEHHMHRERYVIPQETVEAIARTKAAGKRVIAVGTTSLRALEGAAQDGALGAGVGETELFILPGYRFRVADALITNFHLPKSTLLMLVSAFAGMDPIRRAYAHAVREGYRFFSYGDAMFITHCNDAI, encoded by the coding sequence ATGTCACTTACTCTTGACGATTTCGACTACCTGCTCCCCCCCGAACAGATCGCCCAGGCCCCGCTCGCGGAACGCTGTGCGAGCCGTCTGCTCGTCCTTTCCGGCGGCGAACTGGCCGACCGCGGCTTCTGCGACCTGCCCTCGCTCGTCGAACCCGGCGACTTGCTCGTCTTCAACGACACGCGCGTGATCCATGCCCGGATTTACGGGACCAAGGAAACCGGCGGACAGGTCGAAGTGCTGATCGAGCGTGCGATCGGACCCCACGAGGCGCTCGCCCAGGTGCGCGCGAGCAAGTCGCCGCGCGCCGGGGCGCGCCTGCGCCTGGCCGACGCCTTCGACGTCACGGTGCTCGGCCGCGCCGGAGAGTTCTTCCACTTGCGCTTCCCCGAAGACGAAGACCTCCATACGCTGCTGGAAAGACACGGCAAGCTGCCCCTGCCACCCTACATCTACCGGCCCGCGGACGACCATGACGAATCGCGCTATCAGACCGTCTATGCACGCGAGCCGGGCTCGGTCGCGGCACCGACGGCCGGCCTGCACTTCGACCAGACCATGCTCGCCGACCTCGCGCGCAAGGGCGTGAACGGCGCCTGGGTCACACTGCACGTCGGTGCCGGCACGTTCCAGCCGGTGCGCGTCAACGACCTCGGGGAGCACCACATGCACCGCGAGCGCTACGTGATCCCGCAGGAAACGGTCGAAGCGATCGCGCGGACGAAGGCCGCAGGCAAGCGGGTCATCGCCGTCGGCACCACCAGCCTGCGCGCACTGGAAGGCGCCGCACAGGACGGCGCGCTCGGGGCCGGCGTGGGCGAAACGGAACTTTTCATACTGCCCGGCTACCGCTTCCGCGTCGCCGATGCCCTGATCACCAACTTCCACCTGCCGAAGTCGACCCTGCTGATGCTCGTGTCCGCCTTCGCCGGCATGGATCCCATCCGTCGCGCATACGCCCACGCGGTGCGCGAAGGCTACCGATTCTTCAGTTACGGGGATGCCATGTTCATCACCCATTGCAACGATGCAATTTGA
- the tgt gene encoding tRNA guanosine(34) transglycosylase Tgt — translation MQFDLITQDGAARRGRLTLAHGVVETPVFMPVGTYGTVKAMTPAALDDIGAQICLGNTFHLWLRPGLEVVAAHGGLHRFMGWDKPILTDSGGFQVFSLGALRKISEEGVKFASPIDGAKLFLTPEISMQIQHTLNSDIVMIFDECTPYPATRDEAAKSMRLSQRWAKRSRDEFDRQENRNALFGIVQGGMYEDLRDESLAALEDIGFHGYAIGGLSVGEPKEDMERILAHTAPRLPQHKPRYLMGVGTPEDIVAGVAAGIDMFDCVMPTRNARNGWLFTRFGDIKIKNAIHKQDTRPLDPSCDCYTCRNFSRAYLHHLHRAGEILGSMLNTIHNLRYYQVLTAELRAAIAAGEFAAYLGRFRSERNTGTQ, via the coding sequence ATGCAATTTGACCTGATCACCCAAGACGGCGCCGCCCGCCGCGGCCGTCTCACGCTCGCCCACGGCGTCGTCGAAACCCCGGTATTCATGCCGGTCGGCACTTACGGCACGGTCAAGGCGATGACACCTGCCGCGCTCGACGACATCGGCGCGCAGATCTGCCTCGGCAACACCTTCCACCTGTGGCTGCGGCCCGGCCTCGAGGTCGTGGCCGCGCACGGCGGCCTGCACCGCTTCATGGGCTGGGACAAACCCATCCTTACCGACTCGGGCGGATTCCAGGTATTCAGCCTCGGCGCATTGCGCAAGATCAGCGAGGAAGGCGTGAAGTTCGCGTCCCCGATCGACGGCGCGAAGCTCTTTCTCACGCCCGAAATCTCGATGCAGATCCAGCACACGCTGAACTCCGACATCGTCATGATCTTCGACGAATGCACGCCCTATCCGGCGACGCGCGACGAGGCGGCGAAGTCGATGCGCCTGTCGCAGCGCTGGGCGAAGCGCTCGCGTGACGAATTCGATCGGCAGGAAAACCGCAACGCGCTTTTCGGCATCGTCCAAGGCGGCATGTACGAGGACCTGCGCGACGAGTCGCTCGCCGCGCTTGAGGACATCGGCTTCCACGGCTACGCGATCGGCGGCCTGTCGGTCGGCGAGCCCAAGGAAGACATGGAGCGCATCCTCGCCCACACCGCACCGCGCCTGCCGCAACACAAGCCGCGCTACCTGATGGGGGTTGGCACCCCCGAGGACATCGTGGCGGGTGTCGCCGCCGGCATCGACATGTTCGATTGCGTGATGCCCACGCGCAACGCGCGCAACGGCTGGCTGTTCACGCGCTTTGGCGACATCAAGATCAAGAACGCCATCCACAAGCAGGACACCCGCCCGCTCGACCCGTCCTGCGACTGCTATACCTGCCGCAACTTCAGCCGCGCCTACCTGCACCACCTGCACCGCGCCGGCGAGATCCTCGGCAGCATGCTCAACACGATCCACAACCTGCGCTACTACCAGGTCCTCACGGCCGAACTGCGCGCGGCGATCGCCGCGGGCGAGTTCGCTGCCTACCTGGGGCGCTTCCGCAGCGAACGCAACACGGGCACGCAGTGA
- the yajC gene encoding preprotein translocase subunit YajC, whose amino-acid sequence MGMLPLILMFIVLWFLMIRPQMKRAKEHKAMVSALAKGDEIVTQGGIAGRVTQVSDNFLRIEIADNVNILVQSQAVATVLPKGTLKTL is encoded by the coding sequence ATGGGCATGCTGCCGCTGATCCTGATGTTCATCGTCCTGTGGTTCCTGATGATCCGTCCGCAGATGAAGCGTGCGAAGGAACACAAGGCGATGGTCTCCGCGCTCGCGAAGGGCGACGAGATCGTCACCCAGGGCGGCATCGCCGGCCGCGTGACCCAGGTCAGCGACAACTTCCTGCGCATCGAAATCGCGGACAACGTCAACATCCTCGTGCAGAGCCAGGCCGTCGCCACCGTGCTGCCGAAGGGCACGCTGAAGACCCTGTAA
- the secD gene encoding protein translocase subunit SecD encodes MNRYPLWKNILIGLVLFLGLIYTLPNFYGEVPAVQVSSGKATLKLDASLNGTIEQTLRDAGIEYTGLFIDANSIRVRVPSTDAQLRAKDAIEKRLNPDPRDPSYVVALNLLSASPNWLTAINALPMYLGLDLRGGVHFLLQVDMPGAITKRLDATAADLRTLMRDKSVRHAGITREGNNVLLRFRDAEQREAARKAISAGTADLQLADRDDASDDLKLVATLSQNAQKNIRDFAIKQNITTLHNRINELGVAEPVIQQQGLDRIVVQLPGVQDVAKAKDILGRTATLEVRLVDETPGSLEGALAGSVPLGTELYNERGGSPVLVRNQVVLTGDRLTDAQPGFDGQTNEPAVHLTLDAAGSRIFRDVTRENVGKRMAILLIEKGKGEVVTAPVIRTEIGGGRVQISGRMTTQEANDVALLLRAGSLAAPMDIIEERTVGPSLGAENITKGFHSTLWGFIAIAIFMSAYYMLFGLVSVIALAANLLLLVALLSLLQATLTLPGIAAMALTLGMAIDANVLINERIREELRNGVSPQAAIHAGYERAFDTILDSNITTLIAGIALLVFGSGPVRGFAVVHCLGILTSMFSAILISRMLVNIIYGRRRKLESVSIGQIWKPGN; translated from the coding sequence ATGAACCGCTATCCGCTCTGGAAGAACATTCTCATCGGTCTGGTCCTGTTCCTCGGCCTGATCTACACCCTTCCCAACTTCTACGGCGAAGTCCCCGCGGTCCAGGTCTCCAGCGGCAAAGCCACGCTCAAGCTCGATGCTTCCCTCAACGGCACGATCGAGCAGACACTGCGGGATGCCGGGATCGAATACACCGGGCTGTTCATCGACGCCAACAGCATCCGCGTGCGCGTGCCCAGCACCGACGCGCAACTGCGCGCGAAGGACGCGATCGAGAAGCGCCTGAACCCCGATCCGCGCGACCCGTCCTACGTCGTCGCGCTGAACCTGCTTTCCGCCTCGCCGAACTGGCTCACCGCGATCAACGCGCTTCCGATGTACCTCGGCCTCGACCTGCGCGGCGGCGTGCATTTCCTGCTCCAGGTCGACATGCCTGGCGCGATCACCAAGCGTCTCGACGCGACCGCTGCCGACCTGCGCACCCTGATGCGCGACAAGAGCGTGCGCCACGCCGGCATCACGCGCGAAGGCAACAATGTACTGCTGCGCTTCCGTGACGCCGAACAGCGCGAAGCGGCGCGCAAGGCGATTTCCGCCGGCACCGCGGACCTGCAACTCGCCGACCGCGACGACGCGTCCGACGACCTGAAGCTCGTCGCGACCCTGAGCCAGAACGCCCAGAAGAACATCCGCGACTTCGCCATCAAGCAGAACATCACCACGCTGCACAACCGCATCAACGAGTTGGGCGTCGCCGAACCGGTGATCCAGCAGCAAGGCCTCGACCGCATCGTCGTGCAGTTGCCCGGTGTGCAGGACGTCGCCAAGGCCAAGGACATCCTCGGCCGCACCGCGACTCTCGAGGTCCGCCTCGTGGACGAGACGCCCGGTTCGCTCGAAGGCGCCCTTGCGGGCAGCGTGCCGCTGGGCACCGAGCTCTACAACGAACGCGGCGGGTCGCCCGTCCTGGTGCGCAACCAGGTCGTGCTCACCGGCGACCGTCTCACCGACGCACAGCCGGGCTTCGACGGCCAGACCAACGAACCCGCGGTGCATCTGACGCTGGACGCCGCGGGCAGCCGCATCTTCCGCGACGTCACGCGCGAGAACGTCGGCAAGCGCATGGCGATCCTGCTGATCGAGAAGGGCAAGGGCGAGGTCGTGACCGCGCCGGTGATCCGCACCGAGATCGGCGGCGGGCGCGTGCAGATCTCCGGGCGCATGACCACCCAGGAAGCGAACGACGTCGCACTGCTGCTACGCGCCGGCAGCCTCGCCGCACCGATGGACATCATCGAGGAACGCACCGTCGGCCCGAGCCTCGGCGCCGAGAACATCACCAAGGGCTTCCACTCGACGCTGTGGGGCTTCATCGCGATCGCGATCTTCATGAGCGCCTACTACATGCTGTTCGGCCTCGTGTCGGTGATCGCACTCGCCGCCAACCTGCTGCTGCTCGTCGCCTTGCTGTCGCTGCTGCAGGCGACGCTGACGCTGCCCGGCATCGCGGCGATGGCGCTGACCCTGGGCATGGCGATCGACGCGAACGTGCTGATCAACGAGCGCATCCGCGAGGAGCTGCGCAACGGCGTCTCGCCGCAGGCCGCCATCCACGCGGGCTACGAGCGCGCTTTCGACACCATTCTCGACTCGAACATCACGACGTTGATCGCCGGCATCGCGCTGCTGGTGTTCGGCTCCGGGCCGGTGCGCGGCTTCGCGGTGGTGCATTGTCTCGGCATCCTGACCTCGATGTTCAGCGCCATCCTGATCTCGCGCATGCTCGTGAACATCATCTACGGTCGCCGCCGCAAGCTCGAGTCGGTGTCGATCGGGCAGATCTGGAAGCCGGGCAACTGA
- the secF gene encoding protein translocase subunit SecF: protein MEFFRIKKDIPFMRHALTFNIISLITFVLAVFFLATRGLHLSVEFTGGTLVEVAYAEAPHLEPIRKALATSGYPDAQVQNFGSARDVLIRLPNRDDLDTTKVSERTMATLQSVGGAPELRRVEFVGPQVGKELASDGAMALLLVIFGIVVYLAMRFEWRFAISAIIANLHDVVIILGFFAFFQWEFSLPVLAAVLAVLGYSVNESVVVFDRVRETFKKKRGMTTPEVLDHAITSTISRTVITHGSTQMMVLAMLLFGGETLHYFAMALTIGILFGIYSSVLVAAPLVMWLGVSREQFMKPKKEKEEAVV, encoded by the coding sequence ATGGAATTTTTCCGCATCAAGAAAGACATCCCGTTCATGCGCCATGCGCTGACGTTCAACATCATCTCGTTGATCACGTTCGTGCTGGCGGTGTTCTTCCTCGCGACGCGCGGCCTGCACCTGTCGGTGGAATTCACCGGCGGTACGCTGGTCGAGGTCGCCTACGCCGAAGCCCCCCACCTGGAGCCGATCCGCAAAGCGCTCGCCACCAGCGGCTACCCGGACGCTCAGGTGCAGAACTTCGGCAGCGCGCGCGATGTGCTGATCCGTCTGCCGAACCGCGACGACCTCGACACCACCAAGGTGTCCGAGCGCACGATGGCGACGTTGCAGTCCGTGGGCGGCGCACCGGAACTGCGGCGCGTCGAGTTCGTCGGCCCGCAGGTCGGCAAGGAACTCGCCTCCGACGGGGCGATGGCGCTGCTGCTGGTGATCTTCGGCATCGTCGTGTACCTGGCGATGCGCTTCGAGTGGCGCTTCGCGATATCCGCGATCATCGCCAACCTGCACGACGTCGTGATCATCCTGGGCTTCTTCGCCTTCTTCCAATGGGAATTCTCGCTGCCGGTGCTGGCTGCGGTACTCGCGGTGCTGGGCTACTCGGTGAACGAATCGGTGGTCGTCTTCGACCGCGTGCGCGAGACCTTCAAGAAGAAGCGCGGCATGACGACGCCGGAAGTGCTCGACCACGCGATCACGTCGACGATCTCGCGTACCGTCATCACCCACGGCAGCACGCAGATGATGGTGCTGGCGATGCTGCTCTTCGGCGGCGAGACCCTGCACTACTTCGCGATGGCACTGACCATCGGCATCCTCTTCGGCATCTACTCCTCGGTGCTGGTCGCCGCCCCGCTCGTGATGTGGCTGGGCGTCTCGCGCGAACAGTTCATGAAGCCGAAGAAGGAAAAGGAAGAGGCGGTCGTCTGA
- a CDS encoding MarC family protein, with amino-acid sequence MNEFLQAFVSLLAITNPIIAAPMFLGIVAGMPVAARRRSAGQAAMAVLAILAGAAIGGRYILELFGISLDAFRTAGGLVIILVGLDMLRGSPSGIQHDEASPEDAEDRIVVPFAMPLVAGPGAITTAITLSVAYPSRLYLPVVALLASVATAAVLWATLRLALVRQRLATPRVERIFTRFMGLILVAIGFQIGMLGIRDFFGLGGA; translated from the coding sequence ATGAACGAGTTCCTGCAGGCCTTCGTCAGCCTTCTGGCGATCACGAACCCGATCATCGCCGCGCCGATGTTTCTCGGCATCGTCGCCGGCATGCCCGTCGCGGCGCGGCGCCGCTCTGCCGGCCAGGCCGCGATGGCCGTGCTGGCGATCCTCGCCGGCGCAGCGATCGGCGGCCGCTACATCCTTGAGCTCTTCGGCATCTCGCTCGACGCCTTCCGCACCGCCGGCGGCCTCGTCATCATCCTCGTCGGCCTCGACATGCTGCGCGGCAGCCCCAGCGGCATCCAGCACGACGAGGCTTCGCCCGAGGATGCCGAGGACCGCATCGTCGTCCCCTTCGCGATGCCGCTGGTCGCCGGTCCGGGCGCAATTACGACCGCGATCACGCTGTCGGTGGCCTACCCGTCCCGCCTCTACCTGCCGGTCGTCGCGCTGCTCGCGTCGGTCGCGACCGCGGCGGTGCTGTGGGCAACGCTGCGCCTCGCGCTGGTGCGCCAGCGGCTCGCCACGCCGCGCGTCGAGCGCATCTTCACCCGCTTCATGGGCCTGATCCTGGTCGCCATCGGTTTCCAGATCGGCATGCTGGGCATACGCGACTTCTTCGGCCTGGGCGGCGCCTGA
- a CDS encoding DUF2322 family protein, translating to MAFADNLKQLPKVSHLAALNLLDAAGAVIATIENKPGQAGSVAVYNHLAQLYGSISAEAAKKGLDLYAEHAEDARQNPGKHPNIDRLIGIIERGDVLRVKQVFAV from the coding sequence ATGGCGTTTGCCGACAATCTCAAGCAGTTGCCCAAGGTGTCGCATCTGGCGGCCCTCAACCTCCTCGACGCCGCAGGCGCGGTCATCGCGACCATCGAGAACAAGCCCGGTCAGGCCGGATCGGTGGCGGTGTACAACCACCTCGCGCAGCTCTACGGCTCGATCAGTGCCGAGGCGGCGAAGAAGGGGCTGGACCTGTATGCGGAGCACGCCGAGGATGCGCGCCAGAATCCGGGCAAGCATCCGAACATCGACCGGTTGATCGGGATCATCGAGCGCGGCGACGTACTACGCGTGAAGCAGGTGTTCGCAGTCTGA
- the purB gene encoding adenylosuccinate lyase: MSVSPLTALSPLDGRYHEKVAGLREHFSEHGLIRNRVRVEIEWLKALAGEPGLAEIAPFSPATVAELDGVVATFSPADSAAVKAIEATTNHDVKAMEYWLKERLGHNAEVTKVSEFIHFACTSEDINNTSHALMLREGRDAVLLPALDKVIARFRELAHLHADLPMLSRTHGQPASPTTLGKEMANIAARLLRARAAIAAVSLTAKFNGAVGNYNAHLSAWPAFDWEGFNRRFIESLGLEFNPYTIQIEPHDAMAELFDAIARTNTILIDACRDIWMYVSFGYFKQKLKEGEVGSSTMPHKVNPIDFENAEGNLGIANGVLRHFTEKLPVSRMQRDLTDSTVLRNMGVGFGHTVLALDSCLRGLNKLEADPARLAADLDGAWEVLAEPVQTVMRRFGIENPYEQLKAMTRGKGITREALQDFIRTLAIPDADRQRLLEMTPASYAGKAAELAKRI; encoded by the coding sequence ATGTCCGTATCACCCCTGACCGCTCTTTCCCCGCTCGACGGCCGTTACCATGAAAAGGTCGCGGGCCTGCGCGAGCATTTCTCCGAGCATGGTCTGATCCGTAATCGCGTGCGCGTCGAGATCGAATGGCTCAAGGCGCTGGCGGGCGAGCCCGGGCTGGCCGAGATCGCGCCGTTCTCGCCGGCGACGGTGGCGGAGCTCGACGGCGTCGTCGCGACATTCTCCCCGGCCGACAGCGCCGCGGTGAAGGCCATCGAGGCCACCACCAATCATGACGTGAAGGCGATGGAATACTGGCTCAAGGAGCGCTTGGGCCACAACGCCGAAGTCACCAAGGTGTCGGAGTTCATCCACTTCGCCTGCACCTCGGAGGACATCAACAACACCTCGCACGCACTGATGCTGCGCGAAGGCCGGGACGCGGTGCTGCTGCCCGCACTCGACAAGGTGATCGCGCGCTTCCGCGAGCTCGCTCACTTGCATGCCGACCTGCCGATGCTCTCGCGCACGCATGGCCAGCCCGCAAGCCCGACCACGCTGGGCAAGGAGATGGCCAACATCGCTGCGCGCCTGCTCCGCGCGCGCGCCGCGATCGCCGCGGTGTCGCTGACGGCGAAGTTCAACGGCGCGGTCGGCAACTACAACGCGCACCTGTCGGCCTGGCCGGCCTTCGACTGGGAAGGCTTCAACCGCCGCTTCATCGAATCGCTGGGGCTGGAATTCAACCCCTACACGATCCAGATCGAGCCGCACGACGCGATGGCGGAGCTCTTCGATGCGATCGCGCGCACCAACACGATCCTCATCGACGCCTGTCGCGACATCTGGATGTACGTCTCGTTCGGCTACTTCAAGCAGAAGCTGAAGGAGGGCGAGGTCGGCTCGTCGACGATGCCGCACAAGGTCAATCCGATCGACTTCGAGAACGCCGAAGGCAACCTCGGCATCGCCAACGGCGTGCTGCGCCACTTCACTGAAAAGCTGCCGGTGTCGCGCATGCAGCGCGACCTCACTGACTCCACGGTGCTGCGCAACATGGGCGTGGGCTTCGGCCACACGGTGCTGGCGCTGGATTCCTGCCTGCGCGGCCTGAACAAGCTGGAAGCCGATCCGGCACGCCTTGCGGCCGATCTCGACGGTGCTTGGGAAGTCCTCGCGGAGCCGGTGCAGACGGTGATGCGCCGTTTCGGCATCGAGAACCCGTATGAGCAGCTGAAGGCGATGACGCGCGGCAAGGGCATCACGCGTGAGGCGCTGCAGGACTTCATCCGCACGCTGGCGATTCCGGATGCCGATCGTCAGCGCTTGCTCGAGATGACGCCGGCAAGCTACGCGGGCAAGGCGGCGGAGCTCGCGAAGCGCATCTGA
- the apaG gene encoding Co2+/Mg2+ efflux protein ApaG → MSESEKYRIKVTAVAEYVPGQSAPEEDRYVFAYHITISNVGTVGAQLLSRHWIITDGAGKVQEVRGQGVIGEQPALAPGEQFSYSSGSVLETPVGTMQGSYQMVAADGHRFDAEIPAFVLAMPRVLH, encoded by the coding sequence ATGAGCGAATCGGAAAAATACCGGATCAAGGTTACCGCGGTGGCGGAATACGTACCGGGCCAGTCCGCGCCGGAAGAAGACCGCTACGTGTTCGCGTACCACATCACGATCAGCAACGTCGGCACCGTCGGCGCACAGCTCCTCAGCCGCCACTGGATCATCACCGACGGTGCCGGCAAAGTGCAGGAAGTGCGTGGCCAAGGCGTGATCGGTGAACAGCCGGCGCTCGCGCCCGGAGAACAGTTCAGTTATTCGAGCGGCTCGGTGCTCGAAACGCCAGTCGGCACGATGCAGGGCAGCTACCAGATGGTCGCCGCGGACGGACACCGCTTCGACGCCGAGATCCCGGCCTTCGTGCTCGCGATGCCGCGCGTGCTGCACTGA
- a CDS encoding PAS domain-containing sensor histidine kinase has translation MRESRSQDDLSPLFDIMLEGVVVRDGAGRITACNRTAQQIYGLSAAELEGHTAESLPVGFLHEDGSPCPPDQHPAMVTLRTGLPQRGVVMGIAHPGQDPVWIQVNSQPIAGAAGRIASVITSFADITPIKRAEDALRASEARNRTLAEAIAQSGCSVIITDGDGRIEYVNPACCKAYGYSEDELIGARPSIFKSGETTHEEYASLWRTILAGETWRGEMSNRGRDGRLIREAVSVSPVRDESGEVRHFVALKEDITQLREDERRRHELFERVARLERMELVATLAGGIAHDFNNVLAAILGYSQLAATQLKQDGGQPRVLKYIEEIRSAGQRARELIQQLLSFRRGGAVQPGSAELALIGREAVGLLRATLPDTLAVVADIDPDLPRLSVDPAHVHQIMMNLLINARDAIAGIGTIRLTARRVSFDSMQRCDSCGHEFRGDYVAITVTDVGVGIAPEHREKLFEPFFTTKDVGQGTGMGLAVVHTMTHLYDGHVRVESEPGKGTAVQVVLPVRLLQEGGVA, from the coding sequence ATGCGCGAATCGCGGAGTCAGGACGACCTCTCGCCCCTGTTCGACATCATGCTCGAAGGGGTCGTCGTGCGCGACGGTGCAGGCCGCATCACGGCCTGCAACCGCACGGCACAGCAGATCTACGGCCTTTCCGCGGCCGAACTCGAAGGTCACACGGCTGAAAGCCTGCCGGTCGGCTTTCTCCATGAGGACGGTTCTCCCTGTCCGCCCGATCAGCACCCGGCGATGGTCACGCTGCGTACCGGCCTGCCGCAGCGCGGCGTGGTGATGGGTATCGCCCATCCGGGGCAGGATCCGGTGTGGATCCAGGTCAACAGCCAGCCGATTGCCGGTGCCGCGGGCCGGATCGCGTCGGTGATCACCAGCTTCGCCGACATCACGCCGATCAAGCGAGCGGAAGACGCCCTGCGGGCGAGCGAGGCGCGCAACCGGACGCTTGCCGAAGCGATCGCTCAGTCCGGCTGTTCGGTCATCATCACGGATGGGGACGGGCGTATCGAATACGTGAATCCCGCCTGCTGCAAGGCGTACGGCTATTCCGAGGACGAGCTGATCGGGGCGCGGCCGAGCATCTTCAAGTCCGGCGAAACGACGCACGAGGAGTACGCAAGCCTGTGGCGGACAATCCTTGCCGGAGAGACCTGGCGCGGCGAGATGTCTAATCGCGGTCGCGACGGCAGGCTGATCCGCGAGGCGGTATCCGTGTCGCCGGTACGGGACGAGAGCGGCGAGGTCCGTCATTTCGTCGCGCTGAAGGAAGACATCACGCAGCTGCGCGAGGACGAGCGCCGGCGCCATGAACTGTTCGAGCGCGTTGCACGGCTCGAGCGCATGGAGCTCGTCGCCACCCTGGCGGGAGGCATCGCGCACGATTTCAACAACGTCCTCGCCGCCATCCTCGGCTACTCTCAGCTCGCGGCCACGCAGCTCAAACAGGACGGCGGGCAGCCGCGCGTGCTGAAGTACATCGAGGAGATCCGCTCGGCCGGCCAGCGTGCGCGGGAACTGATCCAGCAGCTGCTGAGTTTCCGCCGCGGCGGCGCGGTGCAGCCGGGCAGCGCCGAGCTCGCACTGATCGGTCGCGAGGCCGTCGGTCTGCTGCGCGCGACCCTGCCCGACACCCTCGCGGTGGTTGCCGACATCGATCCCGATCTGCCGCGGCTGTCCGTCGATCCGGCGCATGTCCATCAGATCATGATGAATCTGCTGATCAATGCGCGCGATGCGATCGCCGGCATCGGTACCATTCGCCTGACGGCTCGCCGCGTGTCCTTCGACAGCATGCAGCGCTGCGACTCCTGTGGTCACGAGTTCCGCGGCGACTATGTGGCGATCACCGTCACGGACGTCGGTGTGGGGATCGCGCCCGAGCACCGCGAGAAACTGTTCGAGCCCTTCTTCACGACCAAGGATGTCGGGCAGGGTACCGGCATGGGATTGGCGGTCGTGCACACGATGACCCACCTGTACGACGGTCACGTCCGCGTCGAGTCGGAGCCCGGCAAGGGCACCGCGGTGCAGGTCGTGCTGCCGGTGCGGCTGCTCCAGGAGGGCGGCGTCGCGTAG